From Rudanella lutea DSM 19387, a single genomic window includes:
- a CDS encoding glycoside hydrolase family 125 protein, whose product MNRRLFLQNAALSSAVLFTKPSLGGSESSFPVVRVPESGRKFKSAAVEATIRAVKAKAGNPELAWLFENCFPNTLDTTVDFEMVNGKPDTYVITGDIDAMWLRDSTAQVWPYLPLMKQDEPLRQLIEGVIRRQTRCINYDPYANAFYKEQTRVGEWKDDVTDMKPGLHERKWEIDSLCYPIRLAYHYHKTTGDARPFDADWQQAMRLVIRTFREQQRKTGNGPYKFERRTTWATDGVPLGGYGYPVRPNGLICSMFRPSDDATIFPYLIPANFFALVSLRQLAELCQTLNIGGSLRTDALALATEVDAALKQYAVTTHPRFGKVYAYEVNGFGSFNLMDDANIPSLLSLPYLGAVKVGDPIYQNTRRMLLSPENPFFFRGEAGEGIGGPHAGMDMIWPLSIVIRGLTTTDPAEIRQCLTTLRQTHGGTGFMHESFHKDDATRFTRKWFAWANTIFGELVFKTFNERPTLLG is encoded by the coding sequence ATGAATCGTCGTCTTTTTCTGCAAAATGCCGCGCTGAGTTCAGCCGTCCTGTTTACCAAACCGTCGCTTGGCGGCTCGGAGTCTTCGTTTCCGGTGGTTCGCGTCCCCGAATCGGGCCGGAAATTCAAAAGCGCTGCTGTTGAAGCCACCATCCGGGCCGTAAAAGCAAAGGCGGGCAACCCCGAATTAGCCTGGCTTTTTGAAAACTGCTTCCCGAATACGCTTGATACCACCGTCGACTTCGAGATGGTCAACGGTAAGCCAGACACCTACGTAATCACGGGCGATATCGACGCTATGTGGCTCCGCGACTCCACAGCGCAGGTGTGGCCTTACCTGCCCCTGATGAAACAGGACGAACCGCTGCGGCAGTTGATTGAGGGGGTAATACGGCGGCAAACGCGCTGCATCAATTACGACCCGTACGCCAATGCGTTTTACAAAGAGCAGACGCGGGTGGGTGAGTGGAAAGACGATGTGACCGATATGAAGCCCGGTCTGCATGAGCGCAAATGGGAGATCGACAGTCTTTGCTACCCCATCCGGCTGGCGTACCATTATCACAAAACCACCGGCGACGCTCGCCCCTTCGACGCCGACTGGCAGCAGGCCATGCGGTTGGTGATCCGAACGTTCCGGGAGCAGCAACGTAAAACCGGCAATGGCCCGTACAAATTTGAGCGCCGGACCACCTGGGCTACCGATGGCGTGCCGCTGGGTGGTTACGGCTATCCGGTTCGGCCCAACGGTCTGATTTGCTCCATGTTCCGGCCGAGCGACGATGCCACCATTTTCCCGTACCTGATTCCGGCCAACTTCTTTGCACTGGTATCGCTCCGGCAACTGGCCGAGTTGTGTCAGACCCTGAACATTGGCGGTTCGTTGCGGACCGACGCGCTGGCGCTGGCAACCGAGGTAGACGCGGCCCTGAAGCAGTATGCCGTTACAACGCACCCGCGCTTCGGGAAGGTGTATGCCTACGAGGTGAACGGCTTTGGCAGCTTCAACCTCATGGACGATGCCAACATCCCGAGTCTGCTGTCGTTACCCTATCTGGGAGCTGTAAAAGTGGGCGATCCCATCTATCAAAACACCCGCCGAATGCTGCTGAGCCCCGAAAATCCGTTTTTCTTCCGTGGAGAAGCTGGCGAGGGGATCGGTGGTCCGCACGCGGGTATGGATATGATTTGGCCATTGAGCATTGTAATTCGGGGGCTTACCACCACCGACCCCGCCGAAATTCGGCAGTGCCTTACCACGCTCCGGCAAACGCACGGAGGTACGGGCTTCATGCATGAATCATTCCACAAAGACGACGCGACCCGGTTTACCCGTAAGTGGTTTGCCTGGGCTAATACTATCTTCGGCGAACTGGTATTCAAGACGTTCAATGAACGGCCGACTTTGCTGGGGTAA
- a CDS encoding PepSY-associated TM helix domain-containing protein — MRPIIFANMTTQPRSANRKTAAKTLRQFRQWHRTVSLMAGIVLLIVSITGLLLGWKKHSAGLILAKTQTGVSTDLRTWMPMDSLHQIAVRTLRDSIGADLSPALDRIDARPQKGIVKFVFADHYWGIQLDATTGRVLLLERRTADWIENLHDGSLFDKLLGTEGEAIKLVFTTLAGLGLLILTVSGFWLWYGPRRMRS; from the coding sequence ATGCGGCCGATTATCTTTGCCAACATGACTACCCAGCCGCGTTCAGCCAACCGTAAAACAGCCGCCAAAACCCTGCGTCAGTTTCGGCAATGGCACCGTACAGTCAGCCTTATGGCGGGCATTGTGCTGCTTATTGTCTCAATCACCGGCTTGCTGCTGGGCTGGAAAAAGCACTCGGCCGGGCTTATCCTGGCCAAAACCCAAACCGGTGTGTCGACTGACCTCCGCACCTGGATGCCTATGGACAGTCTCCATCAGATTGCCGTGCGTACCCTCCGCGACTCCATCGGGGCCGACCTCTCTCCGGCCCTCGACCGCATTGATGCCCGCCCGCAAAAGGGCATTGTCAAGTTTGTATTTGCCGACCACTACTGGGGCATTCAGCTCGATGCCACCACCGGCCGGGTGCTGCTCCTCGAACGACGCACCGCCGACTGGATCGAAAACCTGCACGATGGCAGCCTATTCGACAAGCTGCTCGGCACCGAGGGCGAGGCCATTAAGCTCGTGTTTACCACACTGGCCGGACTGGGGTTACTGATCCTGACCGTCAGTGGTTTCTGGCTCTGGTACGGCCCCCGCCGGATGCGTTCGTAG